Within Cnuibacter physcomitrellae, the genomic segment TCTTGTGCGCGTAGGGCACGGTGATGCCCTTCGCCTGTGCGGGATAGCGCTCCCATCCGAGGCCCATGTGGAAGTCCGCGCTCTCGCAGGTGTTCGTGGGCGGTGCGGGCGGCTCGGGGGCCGGGACGGTGGGTGTGCAGGTCTGGCTGATCGGGAGGACCGGGGAGACGCTGTCCGCGACCGCTCTGAGTCCGCTCGAGACGTCTGCGGGGAGGTACCCGAGGCTCGCCGCGACGTAGGCGCCCATGTCGTCGGCGTCGGAGATCAGGCCGCCGCCACCCACGTAAGCGTTGTAGTTGTCCCAACGGTAGGTCTCGGAGTCACCGTAGTAGGGGGTCGCCGGGGTGGTGTCCGGGAACTCGACCGTAGTCGAGGTCATGCCGAGCTCATTCAGGAACGTCGTCTCGAGGGAGGTCTGGAACACCTCACCCGGCCCGGTCGGTGCTGTCGGGACCGCTCCTGGGGTGACCAGACCGGCGACGATGTCGCCCAGCAGTGCGAAGCCCCAGTTGGAGTAGTTCCAGGCGGTGCCGGGCTTCCACAAGGGGCACTGTCGCGTGTCGGCGCAGTCCTTCGAGAAGGAGTCCCAGAGCATGCTCGGCGTGTAGCCGGGCTTGGGGTTGGCGCACTTCTCCGGTGCGTCGGGGCAGCCGTCCTGGAAGTTGGGTGGGGCGTCGGTGAGACCCGCGGTGTGGGTGGCCAGGTCGAGCAAGGTGATGGGGGTCTTCTCGTGGGTGTCCGGGTCCTCCCACTCGGGGACGACGACTCCGGCCGGAGCGTACTTCTGGATGGGGTCGTCAAGCGAGACGGTCCCGGTGTCGACGAGGTACTCGAGCAGGTCGGCGGTGAAGACCTTCGTCTCCGACCCCAGCTCGAACTGCGTGGTCGCCTGCACGGGAGCTCCGCTGGTGCGATCCTCGACGCCGGCGGAGAACGTCGTGATCACGGGATCCGTCCCCGCCGGATCGGGGGTGACGACCGCGACGGAGATCCCCGGCACGGAGGGGTTGTCGACGAGGAATCCCTCGACCATCCCCTGGATGCGCGACTGCAGCTCCGGTGTCATGGTCACGACGTGTTCGCCCGGCCCCGGTGCCGCCGTCGCCGCCGACAGGGGCGCGATCGCCAGGAGCACGGCCGTGGCGGCCGCTGCCGCGCAGGCCCATCGAGATCCGCTCATCGGGCCGTCACCGCCTCGTCGACCGCAGCACTCCGTGGCGGGGCGGCATCGGTGCCGGTGACGGGATCGCGGCGTCGCGCCACGGCATGCCAGATGACGAGGGCCAACCCGACCACGTTGATCACGATGTCGCCGATGAGGAGCAGGCCGGTGTTGTTCACCGCGTAGTCGCCGTTGACCACCATCTGGTAGACGTGGCCCGCGGCGTCGCCGAGTCCGGAGACGAACGCGGCGACGACGACGGCCGCCTTCGCCCTGAACTGGGCCCGGCGACCGCAGACGGCGAAGGCGATGATCGCGAAGCCCAGGCTGGCCAGGGCCAGCTCCAGCTGGAAGGGCGACTGCGCCCATCCGATCGTCTTGGCCGCGTAGTCGCCGAAGACGGAGTGCATGACGAAGTTGATCGCGAAGGCCACCCCGAGCGCGTAGAGGATGAACTCGTTGAGGAACAGCCCGCTGATGACGGATGCGGTGCGAGGGCCCCTCCAGCGCAGCACCTTGACCACCGCCACGATGAGACCGAGCACGAAGCAGCTGATCAGGTAGTTGCCGATGACGGCCGCGAGAACGGTCGAGATGATGTCGGAGATCATGGGACGCCTCTCTAGGCGGTGAGGGAGCCGCTGTCCGCGCGCTCCGGCTCGACGATAGGGGTCCCATGCCCTCGTGTCTGCCGGGCGTCCGGGCGTCATCCGATCGGACGACATCCTCTGTCGTCCGATCCGCCCGACCACGGCGCAGACGTTTGATCCACGACCGGTGAGCGATGATGATGGTCCTCGAGGGCCGATGCGCCCAGGCCGGGGGCGAGTGTGAAGATCACGGTCGCCGTCGGCGACGACCACCCTGTCGTGCGAGCCGGCCTCGTCCACCTGCTGATGGCGTCGCAGGTCGTCGACGTCGTCGCGGAGGTCGACGACGGCACGCAGCTGCTCGACGCGATCCGCGCCACCACGCCTCAGGTGGCGCTCTCCGACTTCCGCATGCCCGGGCTGGACGGAGCGGCCCTCGCGCTGGCGGTCGCGGAGGAGAAGCTGCCGACGCGGGTGATCGTGCTCTCCGCCTATGCCGAGCCCGCCATCGTGTTCCGGTGCCTCGAGAACGGCGCGGCGGGGTTCCTCTCCAAGGACGCCGACCGCGACACCCTGATCGCCGCCATCCGCACGGTCGCCGCCGGCGCCGATGTGCTCCCGCCTGAGCTCGTCGGCGACGTGCTCGACCAGATACGGCAGCGCAGGACTGCGCCGGCGGCGGTCACGCTGAGCCCACGGGAGCGCGACATCCTCGCGGCGGCAGCGGCGGGGCGATCGGCGCCTGAGATCGCCCGAGCGATGCACCTCTCCACGTCCACCGTCAAGACCTATCTCCGGCGGCTCTACGAGAAGCTCGGTGTCGGCAGCCGTGGAGCAGCGATCGCCGAGGCGATGCGGTTGGGCCTGCTGCGATGACGTCCGTCGGTCCTCGCCCGAACGGCGGGTCCCTCTCCCTCGGCGCGCGCATCCTGGGATCCGTCCATCGGGTCACGGCGCTGCTGCGCGTGGCGCTCCTGGCTCCGCTGATCGTGCTCGCGGTGTTCCTCGCCGATTCCGGAGATGCCGGCGCTACCGCGTTCGCGATCTGGGTGTCGGTGTTCGCGATCTGGGGTCTGTTCACCGTGGGGTGGTCCGTGTGGCGTCCCGTGCCGTCCTGGGCAGGAACGGCGAGCATCCTCGTCGATCTGGGGATGTTCATCGCGATGGCGCTGAGCTCGGCCGGGGCGACGTCCTTCATTACGCCGGTGTTCTACCTCTACCCGGTCTTCTCGGTGTTCTACTATCGGCCGGCGCTCACCGCGGTCGTGGGCGGGCTCGTGGCGGGCGGCTACGCCGCGGTCTGGTTGGAGAACCTCGCGGTACGGGGCGGACCTGCACAGCCCGGGATCGTGTGGATGCACTTCCTCCTGCTGACCTGGATGGCCCTGACCACGACGGCGCTGTCGCTCGTGCTCGCCCATCGCGCCCGCACCGACACCGCAGCGCAGAGCGAGCACTCGCGCCTCGTCGCCCAGGTGCTCGCCGCCGACCATCGGGCCGGCACCCGACTGGCGGACGAGCTGCACGACGGGCCGCTGCAGGACGTGATCGCGGTCCGCCGCCTGCTCGAGCAGATCGGTGACACGTCAACGGAGACCGCCCTCATAGCCACGGCGGATCACCTGCTGGAGGAGACGACGGCCCGGTTGCGAGGCACCGTCCAGAGCCTGCACCCGCAGGTCCTCGCGGAGCTCGGCCTCGCCGCAGCCGTGGAGGAGCTCGCCCGCACGGCGACCTCGCGCGGAACGGTCCCGGTGTTCGCCACGGTCGAGCCCGTGCCGCCTCTCGGGTCCGAGAGAGAAGCCGCACTGTTCGGCGCGTGCCGGGAGTTCGTCGCCAACGCTCAACGTCACGCCGAAGCGGGTCGGATAGACGTCGCACTCGCTCGGCGGGACCAGCTCATCGTCTTGTCCGTCACAGACGACGGCCACGGCTTCACGGTCGGTCCGTCGACCTCGAGCGCTGCGATCCGGGCCGGCCACGTCGGTCTCGCATCGCACGAACTCCGGATCAACGGCCTCGGCGGGAGCGTCGTGGTCGACAGCCGCCTCGGCGTCGGCACGGCCGTCACGGCAGCGCTTCCCCTCGCAGACACAGGCGCCCCGCTCTGACGATCGGGTCAGCGTCGGCGGATTCGACGCAACGAGAGGTTCCTCGGCCGGGGTGATCAGGGCCTCGCCGCGGCGCCCGTTCGTGGGGTGCGGGGCCGCGCGGCGAGGTAGCCCAGCGTGGCGATGACGGCGCAGGTCGCCATGATGACGGCGAGCGGGAGGGCGCTGGTCTCGCCGGCGACGCTGACGAGGGGGGACACGAGGGCTCCGACCCCGAACTGGAGCGCGCCGAGCAGGGCTGATCCGAGGCCTGCGGTCGTGCGCACGGCGGAGAGGGCCCCCGCTGTGGCGTTGCCCATCACGAGACCGAGGCTGGCCACGGCGACGAAGATCGGCAGGGCCAGCAGCCACAGAGGTGCCGAGGTCAGCACGAGTGCGAGCAGCGCCAGGGTGGCGACGAGGATCAGGGCGAGCCCGATGCCGAGGAGCCGCTGCACGGGCACGGTCCGGGCGAGCCGCGCCGAGAGCGCGCTCACCGACACCAGTCCGATGGCGTTGATTCCGAACGCGATCGCGTACTGCACGGGTGTCAGCCCGATCATCGTCTGGTAGACGAACGGCGACGCGGAGATGTACGCCATCATCACGGCGAACCCGAAGGCGAACGCCACCACGTTGCCGATGAAGGCGCGCTGAGCCAGCTCTCGGATCGCGCCCCCGCCGGTCCGGGCCTCGCGTGCCGCCGCACGTCGTTCCGCCGTGTGGGTCTCCCTCACGACGACGAGCACCGACACGAGCATCACCAGCACGAGCGCCGTGATGAACCACATCGAACCGCGCCACCCGATCGTCGTGCTGAACACGCTCCCGAGCAGAGGCGCGATGATCGGTGCCACCCCGCCGACGATCATCATGAGGCTGAAGGCGCGGGCCGCCGCGACACCCCGCGCGAGGTCCGAGATGACGGCGCGTCCGATCACCATGCCCGCGGCTCCCGCGCAACCCTGCACGAGCCGCGCCGCCACCAGCACGCCGATCGTCGGGGCCAGCGCGGTCACCACGCTGGCCAGGAGGCAGACGACGGCGCCGATGACGAGGGGCCGCATCCGCCCGAACCGGTCGGAGAGCGGGCCGAAGATCAACTGACCGACGGCGACGCCCACGAGGAAGGCGGTGAGCGACAGCTGCACCTCCGTGGCGGATGCCGAGAGCTCGCTCGTCATCTGAGGGAAGGAGGGCAGGTAGAGGTCGGTGGCGAACGGGGCGATCGCCGACAGCAGCGCGAGCACGACGAGCAGCCCTGGCGTGACGGAGCGGTGACGAACGGAGGTGAGGTCGGTGGGCGGAGAGGTCACCGAGCAATTGTATATGGTTCTATACACATAAGTGACTAGGATGGGGTCCATGGACGACGATGCGGGTTCCCAGGACTGGGCGGACCTGGCCGACCTCGTGCTCACCTTGGCCCGGGAGATCCAGGGGCCGGGGTACCGCGATCGGCGGATCGTGCCGCTCACCAGCGCGGAGGCCGCCGTGATGCGCTTCGTCGACCGGAACCCGGGATCGACGCTGGGGGAGGTCGCCTCGGCCACGGGCTTCCAGCGCAGCAACCTGAGCACCCTGGTGTCCTCGCTCGCCGGGAGGGGGCTGGTCGAGAAGCGCGCGGGAAGCGCCGACGGACGTGTGATCGAGCTCCACCCCACCCGGGAGGCGGGGGAGAACCTCGCGCGGCTCCGGGCTGAGTGGACCGACCTGCTGGCCGACGCTGCTCAGCGCTCGCAGATCTCGTCGACGACGGACGAGACGATCGAGCTGCTCGGCCGCTTGCTCGAGGGGGTCGCGAGCCGTCGCCGCGACTCGCGCTGAAGCCGACCGAGGATCGCGGCCGACGTCGCGCAGACGGCCGTGACCTTGCCGCTCATCGCCGTGCCGAGGGTGTCGAGGGACGCATCCGCGTACCCGCATTCCCCGAAGACGAGCATCGCAGACATGGCAGCCCCGGTCCGCCCGCACGCCGACGATGCCCGGAGCGTCGTGATCCCGGAGTCGGGCCACGTCATCCCGGACGAACAGCCGGAACTGCTCGCCGAGGCCCTGCTCGAGTTCCTCGAGTGAGGTCTCGACCGTTCGTCTCCACTGCATTCAGGCGGCACGCCCGGTG encodes:
- a CDS encoding serine hydrolase domain-containing protein — its product is MSGSRWACAAAAATAVLLAIAPLSAATAAPGPGEHVVTMTPELQSRIQGMVEGFLVDNPSVPGISVAVVTPDPAGTDPVITTFSAGVEDRTSGAPVQATTQFELGSETKVFTADLLEYLVDTGTVSLDDPIQKYAPAGVVVPEWEDPDTHEKTPITLLDLATHTAGLTDAPPNFQDGCPDAPEKCANPKPGYTPSMLWDSFSKDCADTRQCPLWKPGTAWNYSNWGFALLGDIVAGLVTPGAVPTAPTGPGEVFQTSLETTFLNELGMTSTTVEFPDTTPATPYYGDSETYRWDNYNAYVGGGGLISDADDMGAYVAASLGYLPADVSSGLRAVADSVSPVLPISQTCTPTVPAPEPPAPPTNTCESADFHMGLGWERYPAQAKGITVPYAHKNGGTEGSSTDTLLAPSLHVGVSSMFNQNEAGITQLAPRILSLLIESQASPTPTADPSLANTGVGAVGSGLTAAAFLFLGVAAVLVRRRAGTRS
- a CDS encoding DUF6790 family protein, which produces MISDIISTVLAAVIGNYLISCFVLGLIVAVVKVLRWRGPRTASVISGLFLNEFILYALGVAFAINFVMHSVFGDYAAKTIGWAQSPFQLELALASLGFAIIAFAVCGRRAQFRAKAAVVVAAFVSGLGDAAGHVYQMVVNGDYAVNNTGLLLIGDIVINVVGLALVIWHAVARRRDPVTGTDAAPPRSAAVDEAVTAR
- a CDS encoding response regulator transcription factor: MKITVAVGDDHPVVRAGLVHLLMASQVVDVVAEVDDGTQLLDAIRATTPQVALSDFRMPGLDGAALALAVAEEKLPTRVIVLSAYAEPAIVFRCLENGAAGFLSKDADRDTLIAAIRTVAAGADVLPPELVGDVLDQIRQRRTAPAAVTLSPRERDILAAAAAGRSAPEIARAMHLSTSTVKTYLRRLYEKLGVGSRGAAIAEAMRLGLLR
- a CDS encoding sensor histidine kinase; the protein is MTSVGPRPNGGSLSLGARILGSVHRVTALLRVALLAPLIVLAVFLADSGDAGATAFAIWVSVFAIWGLFTVGWSVWRPVPSWAGTASILVDLGMFIAMALSSAGATSFITPVFYLYPVFSVFYYRPALTAVVGGLVAGGYAAVWLENLAVRGGPAQPGIVWMHFLLLTWMALTTTALSLVLAHRARTDTAAQSEHSRLVAQVLAADHRAGTRLADELHDGPLQDVIAVRRLLEQIGDTSTETALIATADHLLEETTARLRGTVQSLHPQVLAELGLAAAVEELARTATSRGTVPVFATVEPVPPLGSEREAALFGACREFVANAQRHAEAGRIDVALARRDQLIVLSVTDDGHGFTVGPSTSSAAIRAGHVGLASHELRINGLGGSVVVDSRLGVGTAVTAALPLADTGAPL
- a CDS encoding multidrug effflux MFS transporter; translated protein: MTSPPTDLTSVRHRSVTPGLLVVLALLSAIAPFATDLYLPSFPQMTSELSASATEVQLSLTAFLVGVAVGQLIFGPLSDRFGRMRPLVIGAVVCLLASVVTALAPTIGVLVAARLVQGCAGAAGMVIGRAVISDLARGVAAARAFSLMMIVGGVAPIIAPLLGSVFSTTIGWRGSMWFITALVLVMLVSVLVVVRETHTAERRAAAREARTGGGAIRELAQRAFIGNVVAFAFGFAVMMAYISASPFVYQTMIGLTPVQYAIAFGINAIGLVSVSALSARLARTVPVQRLLGIGLALILVATLALLALVLTSAPLWLLALPIFVAVASLGLVMGNATAGALSAVRTTAGLGSALLGALQFGVGALVSPLVSVAGETSALPLAVIMATCAVIATLGYLAARPRTPRTGAAARP
- a CDS encoding MarR family winged helix-turn-helix transcriptional regulator, whose amino-acid sequence is MDDDAGSQDWADLADLVLTLAREIQGPGYRDRRIVPLTSAEAAVMRFVDRNPGSTLGEVASATGFQRSNLSTLVSSLAGRGLVEKRAGSADGRVIELHPTREAGENLARLRAEWTDLLADAAQRSQISSTTDETIELLGRLLEGVASRRRDSR